From the genome of Gracilibacillus salitolerans, one region includes:
- a CDS encoding sensor histidine kinase produces MKLQYQLTIAFTTLLVVIMTVTGIMIYSQMLQMLIKDEQRQLEDKGELIVNFILSEDLNNTTNVQRFLQLLEQYNLQVFAYDEASERIVFSSIPNINTIESWVQEYNLDSRTQPLWQGKDDNYVVSIIPVLSPLSTQQLVLLTPLDDLQEVQRSLMNRLFLIFLLGIAVAVLLSHYLTTKLVTPLTKLRHQLKKIEKRKFDEMEEVKATGEIKEVEQSIVEMANELDSFIQSQHHFFQNASHELKTPLMTIQGYAEGIRDGIFEGEEARRGLQVMVAEINRLKKIINEIILLAKLDSEADIYRPEKVNSKIFMEQVMERAIPIANEKHIQVKQDQAEEVQVWFDAEKMLQAVMNIITNAIRHADTQVEVTTFTNNKQFHIQITDDGEGIDDELIKKLFHRFVKGESGETGLGLAIARAIVERSGGSIKAENAPYGGARFMITFTDFEKNND; encoded by the coding sequence ATGAAGCTGCAATATCAATTAACGATTGCTTTTACAACACTACTAGTGGTTATCATGACGGTTACTGGTATTATGATTTACTCTCAAATGCTGCAGATGTTAATTAAGGATGAGCAGCGTCAGTTAGAAGACAAAGGGGAATTGATCGTTAACTTTATATTGTCGGAAGATCTCAACAATACGACAAACGTACAACGATTTTTGCAATTACTAGAGCAATATAATTTGCAAGTTTTTGCGTATGATGAGGCCAGTGAAAGGATCGTTTTTTCCTCGATTCCTAATATTAATACGATTGAATCGTGGGTTCAGGAATATAACCTGGATAGTAGGACGCAACCTTTATGGCAGGGAAAAGATGATAATTATGTGGTATCGATTATTCCCGTTTTGTCACCGTTGTCCACTCAACAATTAGTGTTACTTACACCGTTAGATGACCTGCAGGAAGTACAAAGAAGCTTAATGAATCGATTGTTTCTGATTTTCCTGCTTGGAATTGCAGTAGCTGTTTTGCTTAGTCATTATTTGACTACTAAGCTTGTCACACCTTTAACGAAATTAAGACATCAATTAAAGAAAATTGAAAAACGTAAATTTGATGAGATGGAAGAAGTAAAAGCAACTGGTGAAATAAAAGAGGTAGAGCAAAGTATTGTTGAGATGGCTAATGAGTTAGACAGCTTTATTCAATCGCAGCATCACTTTTTTCAAAATGCAAGCCATGAACTCAAAACGCCACTCATGACCATTCAAGGTTATGCAGAAGGCATTCGTGATGGAATATTTGAAGGAGAAGAAGCAAGAAGAGGCCTGCAAGTGATGGTGGCAGAAATTAATAGGCTGAAAAAAATTATCAATGAAATTATTTTGCTGGCCAAACTAGATAGTGAAGCAGATATATATCGACCGGAAAAGGTGAACAGTAAAATATTTATGGAACAAGTAATGGAAAGAGCAATCCCGATCGCTAATGAAAAACATATTCAAGTGAAACAAGATCAAGCGGAAGAAGTACAAGTATGGTTTGATGCAGAAAAAATGTTACAAGCAGTTATGAATATTATAACGAATGCGATTAGACATGCGGATACACAAGTGGAAGTGACCACATTTACAAACAATAAGCAATTTCATATACAAATAACGGACGATGGTGAAGGAATTGACGATGAATTAATTAAAAAATTATTCCATCGTTTTGTAAAAGGTGAGAGCGGAGAGACAGGTCTTGGCTTAGCGATTGCACGGGCAATTGTAGAGCGCTCGGGCGGATCAATTAAAGCAGAAAATGCACCGTATGGTGGAGCGAGATTTATGATTACATTTACGGATTTTGAAAAAAATAACGATTAA
- a CDS encoding NAD(P)-dependent oxidoreductase, with protein MTTTIGFIGTGVMGKSMAKHLMEAGHKVHLFTRTKTKAQELLDDGAIWEESIASLAKKVDVVISIVGYPHDVEAIYLGENGLIANAQSETTLIDMTTSDPVLAEKIFKEAEKKSLHSLDAPVSGGDVGAKNGKLTIMVGGKEEDFESMRPIFEKMGENIVLQGPAGAGQHTKMANQMTIASNMIGVSEAIMYAKKAGLDPVRVLKSISTGAAGSWSLSNLAPRMIKGDSDPGFYIKHFIKDMKIALANAQQMGLQTPGLALSLELYEELAEKGLEDRGTQALIKWFEGNL; from the coding sequence ATGACAACAACAATTGGTTTTATTGGCACTGGCGTTATGGGCAAAAGTATGGCAAAACATTTAATGGAAGCTGGACATAAGGTTCACCTTTTTACAAGAACGAAAACAAAGGCACAGGAACTTCTAGATGACGGAGCTATTTGGGAAGAATCAATTGCTTCTCTGGCAAAAAAAGTAGATGTAGTCATTTCTATTGTCGGGTATCCACACGATGTTGAAGCAATTTACCTCGGTGAAAATGGTCTTATTGCAAATGCTCAATCTGAAACAACCTTAATAGATATGACTACTTCTGACCCTGTACTTGCTGAAAAGATTTTTAAAGAAGCAGAGAAAAAGAGTTTGCATAGTCTTGATGCACCTGTATCGGGCGGTGATGTAGGTGCTAAAAATGGAAAACTTACCATCATGGTTGGTGGTAAGGAAGAGGATTTCGAATCGATGCGACCAATCTTTGAAAAAATGGGTGAAAATATTGTCTTGCAAGGACCTGCAGGGGCAGGACAGCATACGAAAATGGCGAATCAAATGACGATTGCCTCTAATATGATCGGGGTATCAGAAGCAATAATGTATGCCAAGAAAGCTGGCCTTGATCCGGTCCGTGTCTTAAAAAGCATCTCAACTGGCGCAGCAGGTAGTTGGTCCCTATCCAATCTAGCACCACGAATGATCAAAGGGGACAGTGATCCTGGTTTTTATATCAAACATTTTATTAAAGATATGAAAATTGCATTAGCAAATGCTCAACAAATGGGGCTACAAACACCCGGATTGGCATTATCATTAGAATTATACGAAGAGCTAGCCGAAAAAGGATTGGAAGATCGCGGAACACAAGCATTGATCAAATGGTTTGAGGGTAATTTGTAA
- the typA gene encoding translational GTPase TypA, which translates to MTQLREELRNIAIIAHVDHGKTTLVDQLLRYSGTFRENEQVEERAMDSNDIEKERGITILAKNTAINYNDTRINILDTPGHADFGGEVERIMKMVDGVLLVVDAYEGCMPQTRFVLKKALEQKLQPVVVLNKIDRPNARPDEVVDEVLDLFIELGADDDQLEFPVVYASALNGTSSFPDEEQQETMEPVFETILEKIPAPVNNADEPLQFQITMLDYNDYLGRIGVGRVFRGSIKVGQQVSLMKTDGSVKNFRVTKLFGFIGLKRIEIEQATAGDIIAVAGMEDINVGETVCPTEHQEALPILRIDEPTLQMTFVVNNSPFAGREGKYITSRQIDERLMSQLETDVSLRVDPTDSPDAWTVSGRGELHLSILVENMRREGYELQLSKPEVIIKEIDGVKCEPIERVQIDVPEDYTGPVMESLGARKGEMLDMVNHGTGQVRMEFKVPSRGLIGYATEFMTQTRGYGIINHTFEEYAPLLKGQVGGRREGVLVALEHGKASTYGIMNLEDRGVIFVDPGTEVYSGMIVGQHNRENDLTVNITKEKHLTNVRSANKDQTSTIRKTRNMSLEEAIQYLNDDEYCEVTPESVRLRKKILNKNEREKASKKKSNV; encoded by the coding sequence ATGACGCAATTGAGAGAAGAACTTCGCAATATTGCGATTATTGCCCATGTTGACCATGGCAAAACGACGTTAGTTGACCAGTTACTCCGTTATTCAGGAACTTTTCGTGAAAATGAGCAAGTGGAAGAACGTGCAATGGATTCCAACGATATCGAAAAAGAACGTGGGATCACGATTTTAGCGAAAAATACAGCGATTAATTATAATGATACTCGAATTAATATATTGGATACACCAGGACACGCTGACTTTGGTGGAGAAGTAGAGCGTATTATGAAAATGGTGGATGGGGTATTACTTGTGGTTGATGCTTATGAAGGTTGTATGCCGCAGACCCGTTTTGTATTGAAAAAAGCACTGGAGCAAAAATTGCAGCCGGTTGTTGTACTGAACAAAATCGACAGACCCAATGCACGCCCCGATGAAGTAGTCGATGAAGTATTGGATTTATTCATTGAACTTGGTGCTGACGATGATCAATTAGAGTTTCCAGTTGTCTATGCTTCGGCATTAAATGGGACATCCAGCTTTCCAGATGAAGAACAACAGGAAACGATGGAGCCAGTTTTTGAAACGATTTTAGAGAAAATTCCGGCCCCTGTTAATAATGCAGACGAACCATTACAATTCCAGATAACTATGCTTGATTATAATGACTACTTAGGACGTATCGGTGTCGGTCGTGTGTTCCGTGGATCGATTAAAGTAGGACAGCAAGTATCTCTAATGAAAACCGATGGTTCAGTGAAAAATTTCCGTGTTACCAAATTATTTGGTTTTATCGGTTTGAAACGAATTGAAATCGAACAGGCAACAGCAGGGGATATCATTGCGGTTGCAGGTATGGAAGATATTAACGTAGGTGAAACAGTTTGTCCGACTGAACATCAAGAGGCATTGCCAATTTTGCGTATTGATGAACCAACATTACAAATGACGTTTGTTGTCAATAACAGTCCTTTTGCCGGAAGAGAAGGTAAATATATTACTTCTCGCCAAATTGATGAACGTTTAATGTCGCAATTAGAGACAGATGTAAGTTTACGTGTTGACCCGACAGATTCACCAGATGCTTGGACAGTATCCGGTCGTGGGGAATTACATTTGTCTATTCTAGTAGAGAACATGCGTCGTGAAGGCTATGAACTACAGCTTTCTAAACCAGAAGTTATTATTAAAGAAATAGATGGTGTCAAATGTGAACCAATCGAACGTGTCCAAATTGATGTACCGGAAGATTACACAGGTCCGGTTATGGAGTCTCTTGGTGCCCGTAAAGGTGAAATGCTGGATATGGTGAATCACGGAACTGGTCAAGTTCGTATGGAATTTAAAGTGCCATCTCGTGGTTTAATCGGTTATGCCACAGAATTCATGACTCAGACACGTGGTTATGGTATCATCAACCACACATTTGAAGAGTATGCACCACTTCTCAAAGGGCAAGTAGGTGGCCGTCGTGAAGGCGTACTTGTTGCGTTGGAACACGGAAAAGCATCTACGTACGGTATCATGAACCTAGAAGACCGTGGTGTCATTTTTGTAGACCCAGGTACAGAAGTGTATTCAGGAATGATTGTTGGTCAACATAACCGCGAGAATGACCTGACGGTTAATATTACTAAAGAAAAACACTTAACCAACGTACGATCCGCAAATAAAGATCAGACATCAACTATTCGCAAAACACGTAACATGTCATTAGAAGAAGCTATTCAATATTTGAACGACGATGAATATTGCGAAGTTACACCAGAATCAGTTCGTTTACGTAAGAAGATACTAAATAAAAACGAACGTGAAAAAGCATCAAAGAAAAAAAGTAATGTCTAA
- a CDS encoding potassium channel family protein, whose protein sequence is MKKQYAVFGLGQFGGSLVKSFVELGEDVLAIDTNPNKVKEYSKIATHAVQANGVDENSLKEIGIRNFDHAFVSFGENIEASILTSLLLKDLGVPRVWSKAQNEYHHKVLSKIGVDRVIHPEREMARRIAHHTVSDNIIDYVELSEDYSMVEIIATNKLHEKSLAEINVRERYGCSIVGIQRDRKMIVSPVADEKVLKNDILIVMGLNSDIHRFEKEGV, encoded by the coding sequence ATGAAGAAACAGTATGCAGTATTTGGATTAGGTCAATTTGGTGGAAGCTTAGTTAAATCATTTGTCGAATTAGGAGAAGATGTATTGGCAATTGATACAAATCCAAACAAAGTAAAAGAGTATTCAAAAATTGCAACACATGCTGTTCAAGCAAACGGAGTGGATGAAAATTCTTTGAAAGAAATAGGCATAAGAAATTTTGATCACGCCTTTGTCTCTTTCGGAGAAAATATCGAAGCTAGCATCTTAACATCATTATTGTTAAAAGACCTTGGAGTTCCAAGGGTATGGTCGAAGGCACAAAATGAATACCACCATAAAGTATTAAGTAAGATTGGAGTCGACAGGGTTATTCATCCAGAAAGGGAAATGGCAAGACGTATTGCTCATCATACCGTATCTGACAATATTATTGATTATGTAGAGCTATCTGAAGATTACAGTATGGTCGAAATTATCGCCACCAACAAATTACATGAGAAGTCTTTAGCTGAAATAAATGTTAGGGAAAGATACGGATGTTCAATTGTTGGTATCCAAAGGGATAGAAAGATGATCGTAAGTCCAGTAGCTGACGAAAAAGTATTAAAAAATGATATTTTAATTGTGATGGGACTTAATTCCGATATTCATCGCTTTGAAAAAGAAGGAGTATAA
- a CDS encoding response regulator transcription factor: MNQHIYIVEDDANIRDIVKAYLMKQGFQVTLLENAEDAWQRAQSGQPDMWILDIMLPGMDGYELCKKIRQVSEVPIIIISAKDEEVDKILGLELGSDDYLTKPFSPRELVARVKRLFKRAEAQPINQINSTPVIELGELEIDKTARVVHWKQQEIDVTSKEFTMLEIFAQKPNRAFSREELLTLVWGDDYFGSDRAVDDLVKRLRKKLDSLPIETVWGYGYRLEYDEDQQ; the protein is encoded by the coding sequence ATGAATCAACACATCTATATTGTAGAAGATGATGCAAATATTAGAGATATAGTGAAAGCCTATTTAATGAAGCAAGGATTTCAAGTCACACTTTTGGAAAATGCAGAAGATGCGTGGCAACGAGCTCAGAGCGGACAGCCGGATATGTGGATACTGGATATTATGTTACCTGGCATGGACGGTTATGAATTATGTAAAAAAATACGGCAAGTCAGTGAAGTACCGATAATTATCATATCTGCAAAGGATGAGGAAGTCGATAAGATTCTCGGTTTAGAACTTGGCAGTGATGATTATTTAACGAAGCCGTTTAGTCCGCGCGAATTAGTAGCAAGAGTCAAACGCTTGTTTAAAAGAGCAGAAGCTCAACCGATCAATCAAATTAATTCAACGCCTGTTATTGAATTGGGAGAATTGGAGATCGATAAAACAGCACGGGTTGTACATTGGAAACAACAAGAGATTGATGTGACATCCAAAGAATTTACGATGTTAGAGATCTTTGCTCAAAAACCAAACCGAGCATTTTCGAGGGAGGAATTGCTCACTCTAGTTTGGGGCGATGATTATTTTGGGAGTGATCGTGCGGTGGATGACTTAGTTAAAAGATTACGAAAAAAATTAGATAGTTTACCGATTGAAACGGTTTGGGGATATGGGTACCGCCTAGAATATGATGAGGACCAACAATGA
- a CDS encoding helix-turn-helix domain-containing protein produces the protein MLAQRLRSARRNKKLTQEELASKLHTKKQTISNYETGYSSPSNEVLKEIANILEVSTDYLLGRTDYQKEISNNKIEINEPIDDLFGYDLDSLSEEEKKELKKQLKKEVEFFLWQKKQKDD, from the coding sequence ATGTTGGCACAAAGATTAAGGAGTGCAAGAAGGAATAAAAAATTAACACAAGAAGAACTTGCTTCCAAACTACATACTAAAAAACAAACAATTTCAAATTATGAGACCGGCTATAGTTCGCCTTCTAATGAAGTGTTAAAAGAAATAGCAAATATACTAGAAGTCAGTACGGATTATCTTTTAGGTAGAACGGATTACCAAAAGGAAATTTCAAATAACAAAATTGAAATAAATGAGCCAATAGACGACTTATTCGGCTATGATCTAGACTCCCTAAGCGAAGAAGAAAAGAAGGAATTGAAAAAGCAGCTAAAAAAAGAAGTGGAATTTTTCTTATGGCAAAAGAAACAAAAGGATGACTGA
- a CDS encoding S1C family serine protease — protein MSEEFNQEQTTEQSKKVKKEKSTLAMLMSGVAGGVIAALFTGGIFLNMINDEKAVSSEDSNQNEQTEQTSSEEAVPTTNLANQSSNSIGSAVEKVSDAVVGVSNIQQISLWEESDAAGTGSGVIYKKDDEYAYIVTNNHVVEAAQEVEVILTNGEHVEANVMGTDELTDLAVLRIPSDQVSTVAELGSSDDLAVGDTAIAIGNPLGQEFAGSVTQGIISGLDRAVDIDLNNDSQPDWTTNVIQTDAAINPGNSGGALINTNGQVIGINSMKIAQSQVEGIGFAIPIDDAKPVVEQLETGNEVVRPFIGISAIDLSTVPQRHIQETLQLDESVENGVVIAQVEPNSPAEESGLQQYDVVTKLNDKNIESMLDLKKYLYNETEVGEEVNVTFYREGNLQTATLVLNEQNNME, from the coding sequence ATGAGTGAAGAATTTAATCAAGAACAAACAACAGAGCAAAGTAAAAAAGTCAAAAAAGAGAAAAGCACATTAGCTATGTTAATGAGTGGAGTTGCGGGTGGAGTTATCGCAGCACTGTTTACTGGTGGAATATTTCTTAATATGATCAATGATGAAAAGGCTGTCTCTTCTGAAGATAGCAATCAAAATGAGCAGACAGAACAAACATCATCAGAGGAAGCTGTGCCGACAACTAACCTTGCCAATCAATCCTCTAACTCGATTGGCAGTGCCGTAGAGAAAGTATCGGACGCAGTAGTTGGTGTCTCCAACATTCAACAAATCAGCCTTTGGGAAGAATCTGATGCAGCTGGTACAGGATCAGGTGTGATTTATAAAAAGGATGACGAATATGCTTACATCGTTACGAATAATCACGTAGTGGAAGCTGCCCAAGAAGTAGAAGTGATTCTAACAAATGGCGAACATGTTGAAGCTAACGTAATGGGTACAGATGAGTTAACCGATTTAGCTGTACTTCGCATCCCTAGTGATCAAGTTTCAACAGTTGCAGAATTAGGATCTTCCGACGATTTGGCAGTAGGTGATACTGCGATTGCAATAGGTAACCCACTCGGACAAGAATTTGCTGGGTCTGTAACACAAGGGATCATCAGCGGTTTGGATCGTGCCGTTGATATCGACTTAAACAATGACAGTCAACCTGATTGGACAACAAATGTAATTCAAACCGATGCAGCGATTAATCCTGGCAACAGTGGTGGTGCCTTAATCAACACCAATGGGCAAGTGATTGGCATTAATTCGATGAAAATCGCCCAATCTCAAGTAGAAGGAATTGGATTTGCGATTCCAATCGATGATGCCAAACCAGTCGTTGAACAACTGGAAACAGGTAATGAAGTCGTTCGTCCGTTTATCGGTATCAGTGCTATCGACTTGTCTACCGTACCACAACGTCATATTCAAGAAACATTGCAGTTAGATGAAAGTGTGGAGAATGGGGTTGTCATCGCACAGGTTGAGCCTAATTCACCAGCAGAAGAGTCCGGATTACAACAATATGATGTCGTGACTAAACTTAACGATAAAAATATTGAATCCATGTTAGACCTTAAGAAATACCTTTACAATGAAACAGAAGTTGGCGAAGAAGTTAACGTCACTTTCTATCGTGAAGGTAACCTGCAAACTGCAACGTTAGTTTTAAATGAGCAAAATAATATGGAGTAA
- a CDS encoding YkvA family protein has translation MRFFRRFKFLFKFRKSFPFFKEFYLSNEVKVTAKLASLILIIGYIVFPFDLIPDYLLVLGLFDDVVVATLILQQMVKMAPKSLRERYDIESK, from the coding sequence ATGCGCTTTTTTAGGCGATTCAAATTTCTATTTAAATTCCGTAAATCGTTTCCTTTCTTTAAGGAATTCTACTTATCCAATGAAGTAAAAGTTACTGCAAAATTAGCATCACTTATTCTCATCATAGGATATATCGTTTTCCCATTTGATTTAATACCTGATTATTTGTTAGTGCTCGGTCTATTTGATGATGTAGTGGTTGCCACATTGATTCTTCAGCAAATGGTCAAGATGGCGCCTAAAAGTTTACGTGAAAGATACGATATAGAGAGTAAATAA
- a CDS encoding helix-turn-helix transcriptional regulator, producing MKNFNLINARKQKNLTQEQLAKKLGYKGKQAVANWESGYSSPPLEKALLIAKILDKEISFLFNYKVQENHTNKEHNYFK from the coding sequence ATGAAAAATTTCAATTTAATCAATGCTAGAAAACAGAAAAACTTGACTCAAGAACAACTAGCAAAAAAGTTAGGTTATAAAGGAAAGCAAGCAGTGGCTAATTGGGAAAGTGGTTATTCATCACCGCCACTAGAAAAAGCGTTGTTGATTGCAAAAATACTAGATAAAGAAATATCTTTTTTATTTAATTATAAAGTCCAAGAAAATCATACAAATAAAGAACATAATTATTTTAAGTAG
- a CDS encoding TraR/DksA C4-type zinc finger protein, whose amino-acid sequence MDQQVLNQCKALLEERKEEIRSQHVHQNNALDEEVGELSTFDNHPADMGTELFERQKDITIKQQLQEELADIEDALEEISRGTYHRCNTCGKPIKEERLLAVPTTRYCIDHGK is encoded by the coding sequence ATGGATCAACAAGTATTGAATCAATGCAAAGCCCTCTTAGAAGAAAGAAAAGAAGAAATACGTAGTCAGCATGTACATCAAAATAATGCATTAGATGAAGAGGTAGGTGAGTTGTCAACATTTGATAACCATCCGGCAGACATGGGAACAGAACTCTTTGAAAGGCAAAAAGACATTACTATAAAACAACAATTGCAGGAAGAGTTAGCGGATATTGAGGATGCTTTAGAAGAAATCAGTCGAGGTACCTATCATCGTTGTAATACGTGCGGGAAACCAATTAAAGAGGAACGATTACTAGCTGTTCCTACAACTAGATATTGTATCGATCATGGAAAATAG